In Flavobacterium sp. N1736, the following are encoded in one genomic region:
- a CDS encoding RelA/SpoT family protein, with protein sequence MIEIDIEKENKAIAQEYKELLRISYQTLSPTDKKLIRKAFDVAVDAHKEQRRKSGEAYIFHPIAVAKIVASEIGLGATSIAAALLHDVVEDTPMTVEDIERLFNPKVAQLVEGLTKISMVQKDLNASMQAENFRKMILTLNDDVRVILIKLADRLHNMQTMDSMAEYKQTKIASETLYIYAPLAHRLGLYNIKTKLEDLGLKYTEPAVYDDIVSKIRETKEEQDAYIKDISDVLKKSLDKEEIDYIIKGRPKSIYSIRRKMRAQNVSFDEVYDKFALRIVYKADPHDEKFVAWKIYSIVTDHYRPSPSRLRDWISSPKSTGYEALHITVMGPKGRWVEVQVRSERMDEIAEKGYAAHYKYKNGATEESGLDVWLNLLREALENQETNAVDFVEDFKMNLYSKEIFVFTPKGEIKSLPKGATSLDFAFSIHSEIGIKTRGTRVNGRLVPLNHELKSGDQVEVITSANQKPTVNWLEYVTTSRAKNKIKNVLNENTKKIAEEGKELLTRKLKHLKITISEQVINELVNFFKLKTSLDLFYRVGIGAIENQQLKDYAAQKGNTIINFFKNKIKRNKDTTASDDIHKPVISSNYDMLVFGTEHDKLDYKLSQCCNPIPGDDVFGFVTINEGIKVHKKDCPNAIGMQSNYAYRIMSAKWIDSSQEEFKAIINITGMDVLGLTNQLTKVISNNMSVNIQSISLSTDAGIFHGQIAVIVKNNTILKKMINAIKKVDGVDKVTREYRT encoded by the coding sequence ATGATAGAAATAGATATTGAAAAAGAAAATAAAGCAATTGCGCAGGAATACAAAGAATTACTTCGAATTAGCTACCAAACTTTAAGCCCAACTGATAAAAAACTGATCCGAAAAGCTTTTGATGTTGCTGTTGATGCTCATAAAGAGCAACGACGCAAATCTGGAGAAGCGTATATCTTTCATCCTATTGCAGTTGCAAAAATTGTTGCCTCAGAAATTGGTCTGGGAGCGACCTCTATTGCCGCGGCTTTATTGCATGATGTTGTCGAAGATACGCCTATGACGGTTGAAGATATCGAGAGATTATTCAATCCAAAAGTAGCACAATTAGTTGAAGGTCTGACTAAAATTTCGATGGTTCAAAAAGACCTGAATGCCTCAATGCAGGCAGAGAATTTCAGAAAAATGATTCTGACTTTGAACGATGATGTTCGCGTTATCCTGATCAAATTGGCAGATCGTTTGCACAATATGCAAACTATGGATTCGATGGCGGAATACAAACAGACTAAAATCGCCTCTGAAACTTTATATATCTATGCACCTCTTGCCCATCGTTTGGGACTTTATAATATTAAAACCAAACTCGAGGATCTTGGTTTAAAATATACTGAACCTGCCGTTTATGATGATATTGTTAGCAAGATCAGAGAAACTAAAGAAGAACAAGATGCTTATATCAAAGACATTTCAGATGTTTTAAAGAAATCATTAGACAAGGAAGAAATTGATTATATTATAAAAGGACGTCCGAAATCTATTTATTCGATTCGTCGAAAAATGCGCGCCCAAAATGTAAGTTTTGATGAAGTTTACGACAAATTTGCCCTTAGAATTGTTTATAAAGCAGATCCGCATGACGAAAAGTTTGTCGCGTGGAAAATATATTCGATCGTAACAGATCATTACAGACCAAGCCCAAGTCGTTTGCGTGACTGGATTTCATCACCAAAATCAACTGGTTATGAAGCTTTGCACATTACCGTTATGGGACCAAAAGGACGTTGGGTCGAAGTTCAGGTTCGAAGTGAACGTATGGATGAAATTGCTGAAAAAGGGTACGCAGCACATTATAAATACAAAAACGGTGCAACCGAAGAAAGCGGTTTGGATGTCTGGCTGAATTTACTTCGTGAAGCACTGGAAAATCAGGAAACGAATGCAGTAGATTTTGTCGAAGATTTTAAAATGAATTTATATTCAAAAGAAATCTTTGTTTTTACGCCAAAAGGAGAAATTAAATCGTTGCCAAAAGGCGCTACTTCACTGGATTTTGCGTTTAGTATTCATTCTGAAATTGGAATTAAAACCAGAGGAACGCGTGTAAACGGACGTTTGGTTCCGCTAAATCATGAACTGAAAAGCGGCGATCAGGTTGAAGTTATTACATCGGCAAATCAAAAACCAACCGTAAACTGGCTGGAATATGTAACGACTTCGAGAGCGAAAAATAAAATTAAAAACGTTCTTAACGAAAACACTAAAAAAATTGCCGAAGAAGGAAAAGAATTACTGACCAGAAAACTAAAACACTTAAAAATAACGATTAGTGAACAGGTTATCAACGAATTGGTAAACTTTTTTAAACTGAAAACAAGTTTAGATTTATTTTACAGAGTTGGAATTGGCGCTATAGAAAATCAGCAATTAAAAGATTACGCAGCCCAAAAAGGCAATACAATTATCAATTTCTTTAAAAATAAAATCAAGAGAAATAAGGATACAACCGCTTCAGATGATATTCATAAACCTGTAATTAGCAGCAATTACGACATGTTGGTTTTTGGAACTGAACATGATAAACTCGATTACAAACTTTCGCAATGCTGTAATCCAATTCCGGGCGATGATGTTTTTGGTTTTGTAACCATAAACGAAGGAATTAAAGTTCATAAAAAAGATTGTCCAAATGCCATTGGTATGCAATCTAATTATGCGTATCGTATTATGAGTGCCAAATGGATTGATTCTTCACAAGAGGAATTTAAAGCCATTATCAACATTACAGGAATGGATGTTTTAGGACTTACAAATCAGTTAACAAAAGTGATTTCGAACAATATGAGCGTTAATATTCAGAGTATTTCGTTGAGTACGGATGCCGGAATTTTTCACGGTCAGATTGCGGTTATTGTAAAAAATAATACGATTTTGAAAAAAATGATTAATGCCATTAAAAAAGTTGATGGTGTTGATAAAGTGACTCGTGAATACAGAACATAA
- a CDS encoding TrmH family RNA methyltransferase: MKQITSIQNPFIKSLVLLQEKAKARKQTGTFLIEGLREISLAIKGGYEIETVLFLPELVSENEINKLVKSPIQMIEINKEVYQKLAYRDTTEGILAIAKTKSLQLSDLKLSENPLILVAEAPEKPGNIGALLRTADAANLDAVLIANPKSDLYNPNIVRSSVGCLFTNQIATGTTAEIITFLKEKKIDFYCATLQNSTSYHTQNFTTPTALVVGTEATGLTQEWRDAATQNIIIPMQGEIDSMNVSVAAAILIFEAKRQRGF; encoded by the coding sequence ATGAAACAAATCACTTCAATTCAAAATCCGTTTATAAAATCGCTTGTTTTATTGCAGGAAAAAGCAAAAGCCCGCAAACAAACCGGAACATTTTTGATTGAAGGATTACGTGAAATTTCCCTAGCCATAAAAGGCGGTTACGAAATAGAAACGGTCTTGTTTTTACCTGAATTAGTTTCAGAAAATGAAATCAATAAGTTGGTAAAATCACCCATACAAATGATAGAAATCAATAAAGAAGTCTATCAAAAACTGGCATATCGCGATACAACCGAAGGAATTTTAGCGATAGCCAAAACCAAATCGCTGCAATTATCTGATTTAAAATTATCTGAAAATCCGCTGATTTTGGTGGCTGAAGCACCGGAAAAACCAGGAAATATCGGCGCGCTTTTGCGTACTGCCGATGCTGCAAATCTGGACGCCGTTTTAATTGCAAATCCCAAAAGTGATTTATACAATCCAAATATCGTTCGCTCAAGTGTTGGCTGTTTGTTTACCAACCAAATTGCAACCGGAACGACAGCCGAAATTATTACTTTTTTGAAAGAAAAAAAGATTGATTTTTACTGCGCTACTTTACAGAATTCAACTTCATATCATACCCAAAATTTTACTACTCCAACCGCTTTGGTTGTTGGCACAGAAGCAACCGGATTAACGCAGGAATGGCGTGATGCCGCAACTCAAAACATCATAATACCGATGCAGGGAGAAATTGACAGCATGAATGTTTCTGTTGCTGCCGCAATTTTAATTTTTGAAGCAAAAAGACAGAGAGGGTTTTAG
- a CDS encoding alkaline phosphatase family protein, producing the protein MKKAFLLLFVLVSFLSHAQKTENIIVITTDGFRWQEVFKGIDAEIANDKNFNQGDSIYIYKKYGSADFKERRQKLMPFLWSEIATKGQIYGNRDLGNKVDVSNPYWFSYPGYSEIFTGNVDLLVNSNAYKPNPNVNVLEFLNKQPKLKGKTIAFGAWDAFDRILNEKRSGFPVISAFDKVGGNKPTATQKLLNEMRDNSFKPFHEDECLDVFTHYEALNELKTNKPKVLYISYGETDEWAHSGHYRSYLDAANQVDKWIKEIWNFVQNDPQYKNKTTLLITVDHGRGDKVKSEWTSHGEKIVGASQIWFAAIGPEIAPKGEIKTDSQLYQKQFAQTIAKIMGYTFTADHPVEKEVTELFEK; encoded by the coding sequence ATGAAAAAAGCATTTTTACTCTTATTTGTTTTAGTCAGTTTCCTGTCACATGCACAAAAAACAGAAAACATTATTGTTATAACCACAGATGGTTTTAGATGGCAGGAAGTTTTTAAAGGAATAGACGCTGAAATTGCCAATGATAAAAACTTCAATCAGGGCGACAGCATTTATATTTATAAAAAATACGGAAGTGCCGATTTCAAAGAACGCCGCCAAAAACTAATGCCTTTTTTATGGTCTGAAATTGCGACAAAAGGGCAAATTTATGGCAATCGTGATTTAGGAAATAAAGTTGATGTTTCAAATCCGTATTGGTTTAGTTATCCGGGATACAGTGAAATTTTTACGGGAAATGTAGATCTTCTTGTAAACTCAAATGCGTATAAACCAAATCCAAACGTGAATGTTTTGGAGTTCTTAAATAAACAGCCAAAATTAAAAGGAAAAACAATCGCTTTTGGCGCATGGGATGCTTTTGACCGAATTTTGAATGAAAAAAGAAGTGGTTTTCCTGTAATTTCTGCCTTCGATAAAGTTGGAGGAAACAAGCCAACGGCAACTCAGAAATTACTAAATGAAATGCGTGACAATTCGTTTAAGCCTTTTCATGAAGATGAATGTCTCGATGTTTTCACACATTATGAAGCGCTGAACGAACTTAAAACCAACAAACCAAAAGTTCTTTATATTTCGTATGGCGAAACCGACGAATGGGCACATTCAGGACATTACAGATCGTATCTTGACGCTGCAAATCAGGTTGATAAATGGATTAAGGAAATTTGGAATTTTGTACAAAACGATCCGCAATATAAAAACAAAACGACTTTGTTAATTACCGTCGATCACGGTCGCGGTGACAAAGTAAAATCAGAATGGACAAGTCACGGCGAAAAAATTGTCGGTGCATCTCAAATTTGGTTTGCTGCAATTGGACCGGAAATTGCTCCAAAAGGCGAAATCAAAACAGATTCGCAATTATACCAAAAACAATTTGCGCAGACTATTGCCAAAATTATGGGCTATACTTTTACAGCCGATCATCCTGTTGAAAAAGAAGTAACGGAATTGTTTGAGAAATAA
- a CDS encoding DUF58 domain-containing protein, translated as MKFIKSLYLNNFFFYVLLGIIGLFVCAFIFPNLYNGVWFIILVLITFLGLDILILYLAKTGIEASREMPEKLSNGDLNPINISIKNHYTFPVSIKIIDEIPFQFQVRDFKILRNIKASGHDKIGYDLRPTERGEYYFGNLNIYVSSPLKLISRRFTFDKDKMVPTYPSYIQLRKYDLLAFSNNLYQYGIKKIRRIGHTMEFEQIKEYVQGDDLRTLNWKATAKKNALMVNQFQDEKSQSVYLAIDKGRVMQMPFNGLSLLDYAINSTLVLANVILKKQDKAGIFAFSKKVENRVFAEKRGSQMQKILETLYNIKTDFFESDYSRLYVDIKKNINQRSLIILYTNFETMDGLNRQMPYLKGIAKSHLLVVVFFSNTELNEIINKKTDTIQEVYDKVIAEKFMFEKRLIANELKKYGIHSVLTQPENLTLDAINKYLEIKARGIL; from the coding sequence ATGAAATTCATAAAAAGTCTATATCTCAACAACTTCTTTTTCTATGTGCTTTTGGGTATTATAGGATTGTTTGTTTGCGCTTTTATTTTTCCAAATTTATATAACGGAGTCTGGTTTATTATTTTGGTATTAATCACTTTTTTGGGACTTGATATTTTGATTTTATATTTGGCTAAAACCGGAATTGAAGCTTCGAGGGAAATGCCTGAAAAACTTTCAAACGGCGATTTAAATCCCATAAATATTTCGATCAAAAATCATTATACATTTCCAGTTTCGATTAAAATTATTGATGAAATCCCGTTTCAGTTTCAGGTACGTGATTTTAAAATTTTAAGAAATATAAAAGCTTCCGGTCACGATAAAATTGGATATGATTTACGCCCGACTGAACGTGGAGAATATTACTTTGGAAATTTAAATATTTACGTTTCTTCTCCTTTAAAACTAATTTCAAGAAGATTTACTTTTGATAAAGATAAAATGGTGCCAACGTATCCGTCTTATATTCAATTGAGAAAATACGATTTACTGGCTTTTTCGAATAATTTATACCAATACGGAATCAAAAAAATTCGCCGAATTGGTCACACCATGGAATTTGAACAAATTAAAGAATATGTTCAGGGCGACGATCTTCGAACTTTAAACTGGAAAGCAACCGCCAAGAAAAATGCTTTGATGGTCAATCAGTTTCAGGACGAAAAATCACAATCGGTTTATTTGGCGATTGATAAAGGACGCGTCATGCAAATGCCTTTTAATGGTTTGAGTTTACTTGATTATGCGATAAATTCGACTTTGGTTCTCGCCAATGTAATTTTGAAAAAACAAGATAAAGCGGGAATTTTTGCATTCTCTAAAAAGGTCGAAAACAGAGTTTTTGCCGAAAAAAGAGGTTCGCAAATGCAGAAAATCCTCGAAACTTTATACAACATTAAAACTGACTTTTTCGAAAGTGATTACAGCCGTTTGTATGTTGATATCAAGAAAAATATCAACCAGAGAAGTTTGATTATTTTATATACCAATTTTGAAACTATGGATGGTTTAAACCGCCAAATGCCCTATTTAAAAGGAATTGCAAAAAGTCATTTATTAGTGGTTGTTTTTTTTAGTAACACAGAATTAAACGAGATCATCAATAAAAAAACGGACACGATTCAGGAAGTTTACGATAAAGTAATTGCAGAAAAATTCATGTTTGAAAAACGTTTAATCGCAAACGAACTTAAAAAATACGGAATTCATTCGGTATTAACCCAACCTGAGAATTTAACTCTGGATGCTATTAATAAATATTTGGAAATTAAGGCAAGAGGAATTTTATAA
- a CDS encoding AAA family ATPase gives MDDFNTPETEITNENVNFETRINLTPLLEHVNSIKKELETVIVGQHKMIDQLLVAILSNGHVLLEGVPGVAKTITAKLLSKTLNIGFSRIQFTPDLMPSDILGTSIFNLKSSEFEFKQGPIFSNLILIDEINRAPAKTQAALFEVMEERQITIDGSAYQLETPFLVIATQNPIEQEGTYRLPEAQLDRFLFKISIDYPKLDEEILIIQREHLLQDHGKLEAIKTILSAEEIKGYQALIKQIRVEQNLLEYIARIVVNTRENAFLYLGASPRASIAILNAAKGFAAIRGRDFVTPEDIKEASTPVLQHRVIVAPEREMEGITSAEIIKQIIETVEIPR, from the coding sequence ATGGACGATTTTAATACACCAGAAACAGAAATCACGAACGAAAACGTGAATTTTGAAACCAGAATAAACCTTACTCCGCTTTTAGAGCATGTTAACAGCATTAAAAAAGAGCTTGAAACCGTTATTGTAGGTCAGCATAAAATGATCGATCAGCTTTTGGTTGCCATTTTATCAAACGGACACGTTTTGCTAGAAGGTGTTCCCGGAGTTGCAAAAACCATTACGGCAAAATTATTATCAAAAACGCTGAATATTGGCTTTAGCCGAATTCAGTTTACGCCGGATTTAATGCCTTCGGATATTTTAGGAACTTCAATTTTTAACCTGAAAAGTTCAGAATTTGAATTTAAGCAAGGACCTATTTTCTCCAATTTAATTTTAATTGACGAGATCAACCGTGCGCCTGCCAAAACACAAGCTGCACTTTTTGAAGTAATGGAAGAACGCCAGATTACAATTGATGGTTCTGCGTATCAGCTTGAAACTCCGTTTTTGGTTATTGCGACACAAAATCCAATTGAGCAGGAAGGAACGTACCGTTTACCGGAAGCGCAATTAGACCGTTTTTTATTCAAAATTTCAATTGATTATCCAAAATTAGACGAAGAAATCCTCATCATTCAAAGAGAACATTTATTACAGGATCACGGAAAACTAGAAGCAATAAAAACGATTCTTTCTGCCGAGGAAATAAAAGGATATCAGGCTTTAATCAAACAAATTAGAGTAGAGCAAAATTTATTGGAATATATTGCGAGAATCGTGGTAAACACAAGAGAAAATGCTTTTTTATATTTAGGAGCTTCACCTCGTGCTTCGATCGCAATTTTGAACGCTGCCAAAGGTTTTGCAGCCATTCGCGGTCGTGATTTCGTAACTCCCGAAGATATTAAAGAAGCTTCAACGCCAGTTTTACAACACCGCGTTATTGTCGCTCCTGAACGTGAAATGGAAGGAATTACAAGCGCAGAAATTATTAAACAAATTATTGAAACAGTAGAAATACCGAGGTAA
- a CDS encoding DUF4350 domain-containing protein → MSKSIKIYIAILLVVFAVILIADRNQSKPIDWRPTYSVNDKIPFGLYVFDKEINGLLKNQKIERVSAITPYEFLDSKYVPDTTAGKYKIKGTFLSISEYGEIDDQSITELFYFVSHGNNAFLSMKTFPKSLLDSLKIEINSSFLNTKINSVWLANKKLNSKKYPITEKEIENNYFSKIDTLTTTVLGYQGNEDKKQIDFIKVPYVNGYFYLHMQPVAFTNYHLLKKDHYQYAESVLSYLPKGNIYWYTKGQNGESISDSPLRYIMSQPALKWAWYLFLIGILIFIIFNAKRKQRVVPILKPLPNLTLDFTKTIGNLYYQEGDHDNIIDKKIIYFLERIRNEYLIDTTKLDDDFIKKMHHKSGKDENDIRELVFLINEHRKSYHGSLEEDLIRINNAIEKVLH, encoded by the coding sequence ATGAGTAAATCCATCAAAATTTATATTGCTATTTTACTTGTAGTTTTCGCAGTGATTTTAATAGCAGATCGTAATCAGTCAAAACCAATTGATTGGCGCCCAACTTATTCTGTCAATGACAAAATCCCATTTGGATTGTATGTTTTTGATAAGGAAATCAACGGGCTTTTAAAAAATCAAAAAATAGAAAGAGTTTCTGCCATAACGCCTTACGAGTTTTTAGATTCAAAATATGTTCCCGATACAACAGCAGGAAAATACAAAATAAAAGGTACTTTTTTAAGTATTTCAGAATATGGTGAAATTGACGATCAGTCGATTACAGAACTTTTTTATTTTGTTTCGCACGGAAACAATGCTTTTTTGAGCATGAAAACATTTCCGAAATCCTTATTAGACAGTTTAAAAATTGAAATCAATTCAAGTTTTCTAAACACAAAAATAAACTCTGTTTGGCTCGCCAATAAAAAACTAAATTCAAAAAAATATCCCATAACCGAAAAAGAAATCGAAAACAATTATTTTTCGAAAATTGATACTTTAACCACAACAGTTTTAGGCTATCAGGGAAATGAAGATAAAAAACAAATTGATTTTATTAAAGTGCCTTATGTCAACGGATATTTTTATCTGCACATGCAGCCCGTGGCTTTTACAAATTATCATTTATTAAAAAAAGACCATTATCAATATGCAGAAAGTGTACTTTCGTATCTTCCAAAAGGAAATATTTACTGGTATACAAAAGGACAAAACGGTGAATCGATTTCAGACTCGCCTTTGCGTTATATTATGAGTCAGCCGGCATTAAAATGGGCGTGGTATTTATTTTTAATCGGGATTCTGATTTTTATTATTTTCAACGCAAAACGAAAACAAAGAGTTGTTCCGATATTAAAACCGTTGCCAAATTTAACGCTTGATTTTACAAAAACAATCGGAAATTTATATTATCAGGAAGGCGATCACGATAATATTATTGATAAAAAAATCATTTATTTCCTCGAAAGAATTCGAAATGAATATCTAATTGATACAACAAAATTAGATGATGATTTTATCAAAAAAATGCATCACAAATCAGGAAAAGATGAAAACGATATTCGGGAACTTGTATTTTTGATCAACGAACATCGAAAAAGTTATCACGGAAGTCTCGAAGAAGATTTAATCAGAATTAATAATGCAATCGAGAAAGTTTTACATTAA
- a CDS encoding DUF4129 domain-containing protein: MNKIFFVLSFLFYCSISIAQDTLATAEPVSEFVKYAEKDIKIDSDTVKAKTFKKDFKKKYKDSDFVYEVKPPEKNAWDYFKEWLASIFRSIFTFKDPDASFNLVAIFLKVIAAIIVIFVIYLIVKAIIAKDGQWIFGKNAHKKTVYYSDIEKNIHLLDFEKLIKESIASGERRIAIRYYYLWLLKVMAQNHYIKWDIEKTNSDYLYELQRPAHREEFMYLSYLYNHIWYGEFEIDETTFIKTENRFKKSIKTFSNE; the protein is encoded by the coding sequence ATGAATAAAATTTTCTTCGTTTTATCTTTTCTTTTTTATTGCAGTATTTCAATTGCGCAGGACACTTTGGCTACAGCCGAACCAGTATCTGAATTTGTAAAATATGCCGAAAAAGATATTAAAATTGATTCCGATACTGTTAAAGCCAAAACATTCAAAAAAGATTTCAAGAAAAAATACAAAGATTCTGATTTTGTTTACGAAGTCAAACCACCAGAAAAAAACGCCTGGGATTATTTTAAAGAATGGCTCGCCAGTATTTTCAGAAGCATTTTTACTTTTAAAGATCCGGATGCATCATTCAATCTTGTAGCAATTTTTCTGAAAGTAATCGCTGCCATCATTGTTATTTTCGTGATTTATTTAATTGTAAAAGCGATAATTGCCAAAGATGGACAATGGATTTTTGGAAAAAATGCACATAAAAAAACCGTCTATTATTCTGATATTGAAAAAAATATTCACCTTTTAGACTTCGAAAAACTTATTAAAGAAAGTATTGCATCCGGCGAAAGAAGAATCGCTATTCGATACTATTATCTTTGGTTATTGAAAGTCATGGCGCAAAATCATTATATAAAATGGGATATTGAAAAAACCAATTCTGATTATTTATACGAACTTCAAAGACCTGCGCACAGGGAAGAATTCATGTATTTATCGTATTTGTACAATCATATTTGGTATGGCGAATTTGAAATCGATGAAACCACTTTTATAAAAACCGAAAACCGATTTAAGAAATCTATAAAAACCTTTAGCAATGAGTAA
- a CDS encoding stage II sporulation protein M: MREVAFIKQNKEKWLEFELAIFGKAKKNPDELANLYIQMMNDLSYAQTYYPKSKTVIYLNHLASQIYQKIYKTKRAEKNRFTEFFKTEVPLLVYDYRRYLMYAFVMFFITVGIGVISARYDQNFVRLILGDGYVNMTLENIKKGDPMAVYGSGSNWGSFIGITMNNLYVGARCYIYGIFGGLGTFYISLQNCIMLGAFQYFFYDQNVFWKSVRGIWIHGSMEIFAIVIETAAGFILGASILFPKTFSRINSFKIGFKNSFKIFLSTFPFTISAGFLEGFITRYSIDMPNWLSSLIILATLGIISFYYLVYPFIVYKKTQLPAKLN; the protein is encoded by the coding sequence ATGAGAGAAGTTGCCTTCATAAAACAAAATAAAGAAAAATGGCTGGAATTTGAGCTAGCTATTTTTGGTAAAGCTAAAAAAAATCCTGACGAGTTAGCTAATTTGTACATTCAAATGATGAATGACTTATCGTATGCCCAAACTTATTATCCAAAAAGTAAAACAGTAATTTACTTAAATCATCTTGCGTCGCAGATTTACCAGAAGATTTATAAAACAAAACGAGCCGAAAAAAACAGGTTTACAGAGTTTTTTAAAACTGAAGTTCCGTTATTAGTCTACGATTACAGAAGATATTTAATGTATGCTTTTGTTATGTTTTTTATAACCGTTGGCATTGGCGTAATTTCGGCGCGATATGATCAAAACTTTGTTCGCCTTATTTTAGGCGATGGATATGTAAATATGACGCTTGAAAACATTAAAAAAGGCGATCCTATGGCGGTTTACGGCTCCGGAAGTAATTGGGGAAGTTTCATTGGCATTACCATGAACAACTTGTATGTAGGCGCGAGATGTTACATTTACGGCATTTTTGGCGGACTTGGAACTTTTTATATTTCGCTGCAAAACTGCATTATGCTTGGTGCGTTTCAATACTTCTTTTACGATCAGAATGTTTTCTGGAAAAGTGTTCGCGGAATCTGGATTCATGGTTCTATGGAAATTTTTGCCATTGTAATCGAAACCGCAGCCGGATTTATTTTAGGAGCTTCAATCTTGTTTCCAAAGACTTTTTCGAGAATAAATTCATTTAAAATAGGTTTTAAAAACAGTTTCAAAATATTTCTGAGCACATTTCCATTCACGATTAGTGCCGGATTTCTGGAAGGTTTTATTACCCGATATTCCATCGATATGCCAAACTGGTTAAGCAGTTTAATTATCCTGGCAACACTTGGTATAATCTCTTTTTATTATTTGGTTTATCCTTTTATTGTATACAAAAAAACACAGCTACCCGCCAAATTGAATTAA
- a CDS encoding RDD family protein, translating to MSELSINTTQNVKINFKAASAGERIGSYFIDFAIKMAYIIVVSGIIFYWAELDRLFGNLDSWSRAAILLFFYFPVIIYSITLESIFEGQTIGKKIVKIKVVKIDGYQAGFGDYLMRWFFRLVDITLFYGIVALITVINSKKGQRLGDMVAGTAVITLKNKINISHTILEEIGEAYVPTYPLVIKLSDNDMRIIKETFQKADIKDDYETIHKLVSKIESVTGIKNQSGNSKDFLRTILKDYNFYTQNM from the coding sequence ATGTCAGAATTATCAATTAATACAACACAAAATGTCAAAATAAATTTTAAAGCGGCATCTGCAGGGGAACGAATTGGTTCTTACTTTATAGATTTTGCTATTAAAATGGCTTATATTATCGTTGTTTCGGGGATTATTTTTTACTGGGCAGAATTGGATCGATTGTTCGGAAATTTAGATTCGTGGTCAAGAGCGGCGATTCTTTTGTTCTTTTATTTTCCGGTAATCATTTATTCGATCACTTTAGAAAGCATTTTTGAGGGGCAAACCATTGGAAAAAAGATTGTAAAAATAAAAGTGGTTAAAATTGATGGTTATCAGGCTGGTTTTGGTGATTATTTAATGCGATGGTTTTTTAGGCTGGTTGATATAACATTGTTTTATGGTATTGTAGCTTTAATTACGGTAATTAACAGTAAAAAAGGACAGCGTTTAGGCGACATGGTTGCAGGAACAGCGGTTATTACTTTAAAAAATAAAATTAATATTAGCCATACGATTCTCGAAGAAATAGGCGAGGCTTATGTACCAACATATCCTTTGGTTATAAAATTGTCTGATAATGACATGAGAATTATTAAAGAAACGTTTCAAAAAGCGGATATTAAAGATGATTATGAAACAATTCATAAACTGGTTTCTAAAATTGAAAGTGTAACGGGAATTAAAAATCAATCGGGAAATTCGAAAGATTTTCTTCGTACAATTTTAAAAGATTATAATTTCTATACGCAAAATATGTAA
- a CDS encoding trimeric intracellular cation channel family protein: MFHLLDIIGTMAFAMSGALTAMHKKLDPFGVFIIAFVTAVGGGTLRDVLIGRTPVGWMQNLQYVYVIILGFGLAILFRKKFDKLRTSLFLFDTIGLGVFTLIGLERGLMTGLHPVICIALGTMTACFGGVIRDILCTEIPTIFRREIYATICIFGGIVFFGLRELNLEDDVLYLVTSIVIITVRLMAVKFKWYLPAFEHK; the protein is encoded by the coding sequence ATGTTCCATTTATTAGATATTATCGGCACAATGGCTTTTGCCATGTCCGGCGCTTTAACGGCAATGCATAAAAAACTGGATCCGTTTGGGGTTTTCATTATTGCTTTTGTAACAGCAGTTGGCGGCGGAACGCTCCGTGATGTTTTAATAGGAAGAACGCCGGTGGGATGGATGCAGAATCTGCAATATGTCTACGTGATTATTTTGGGTTTTGGACTTGCAATTCTTTTTAGAAAAAAGTTTGATAAACTTCGTACTTCTTTATTTTTATTTGATACAATCGGACTTGGCGTTTTTACTTTAATTGGTCTTGAAAGAGGTTTAATGACGGGTTTACATCCTGTTATTTGTATCGCTTTAGGAACAATGACAGCTTGCTTTGGCGGTGTAATCAGGGATATTTTGTGTACCGAAATTCCAACAATATTCAGGAGAGAAATTTATGCCACAATTTGCATTTTTGGCGGAATTGTATTTTTTGGTTTAAGGGAACTGAATCTTGAAGATGATGTTTTATATCTCGTAACTTCAATTGTGATTATTACAGTTCGATTAATGGCAGTAAAATTTAAATGGTATTTACCCGCATTTGAGCATAAATAA